In Anopheles gambiae chromosome 2, idAnoGambNW_F1_1, whole genome shotgun sequence, a single window of DNA contains:
- the LOC1273385 gene encoding glycogen [starch] synthase: MSRRYSRVESSSDLMQFLDRGHSANTENRWTFEIAWEVANKVGGIYTVIRSKAFVSTEELGDQYCLIGPYKEASARTEVEACEFPSNGPFYRAVTAMRNQGFKVHCGRWLVDGNPQIILFDIGSAAWKMDGYKQELWDSSNVGIPHLDIECNDAIILGYTVATFIDEFKRCAEVYSHENEYGPPRIVAHFHEWQAGVGLIALRTRQVDVATVFTTHATLLGRYLCAGNTDFYNNLDKFPVDEEAGKRQIYHRYCLERAATHLSHVFTTVSEITGYEAEHLLKRKPDIITPNGLNVKKFAAIHEFQNMHAMAKEKIHEFTRGHFYGHFNFNIEKTLYMFIAGRYEFSNKGADIFIEALARLNHMLKSSNSDVTVVAFLIFPAKTNNFNVESLRGHAVTKQLRDTINSIQQDIGKRMYETCLQGQLPEGAEILTKEDIVKIKRCLYALQRDGNPPVTTHNVVDDWNDPVLESIRRCHLFNTKYDRVKVVFHPEFLNSTNPLFGLDYEEFVRGCHLGVFPSYYEPWGYTPAECTVMGIPSITTNLSGFGCFMHEHVADPKSYGIYIVDRRHVAVEESVQQLSKYMFEFSKLNRRQRIIQRNRTERLSDLLDWRNLGIYYRQARVKALQRVYPDYVDESTEYLKRATDFTYPRPISAPPSPSSSRHTTPAPSLHGSDDEQDSVDSEEELQELNSHH; the protein is encoded by the exons ATGAGCCGCCGATATTCGCGCGTCGAGTCCAGCTCGGACCTGATGCAGTTTCTGGACCGTGGCCACTCGGCAAACACGGAAAACCGATGGACGTTCGAGATAGCGTGGGAGGTGGCCAACAAAG TCGGTGGCATATACACCGTGATCCGATCAAAAGCGTTCGTGTCGACCGAGGAGCTGGGCGACCAGTACTGTCTGATCGGCCCGTACAAGGAAGCGTCCGCCCGTACCGAGGTTGAGGCGTGCGAGTTTCCCAGCAATGGGCCGTTCTACCGCGCGGTCACGGCCATGCGCAACCAGGGCTTCAAGGTGCACTGTGGACGCTGGCTGGTCGATGGCAATCCACAGATCATACTGTTCGACATCGGGTCGGCGGCGTGGAAGATGGACGGCTACAAACAGGAGCTCTGGGACTCGTCCAATGTCGGCATCCCGCATCTGGACATTGAGTGTAACGATGCCATCATTCTCGGCTACACGGTGGCGACCTTCATCGATGAG TTCAAGCGCTGCGCTGAGGTGTACTCGCACGAGAACGAATACGGTCCGCCACGGATTGTGGCCCACTTTCACGAGTGGCAGGCGGGCGTCGGGCTGATTGCGCTCCGGACGCGCCAGGTCGATGTGGCGACCGTCTTCACCACGCACGCCACCCTGCTCGGGCGGTACCTGTGCGCGGGCAACACCGATTTCTACAACAACCTCGACAAGTTCCCGGTGGACGAGGAGGCGGGCAAGCGGCAAATCTACCACCGGTACTGTTTGGAGCGGGCGGCCACCCACCTGTCGCACGTGTTTACCACCGTGTCCGAGATTACCGGGTACGAGGCGGAGCATCTGCTGAAGCGCAAGCCGGACATTATCACCCCGAACGGGCTGAACGTGAAGAAGTTCGCGGCGATCCACGAGTTCCAGAACATGCACGCGATGGCGAAGGAGAAGATACACGAGTTTACGCGCGGCCACTTTTACGGTCACTTTAACTTTAACATCGAGAAGACGCTGTACATGTTCATTGCCGGGCGGTACGAGTTCAGCAACAAGGGGGCGGACATCTTTATCGAGGCATTGGCCCGCCTCAACCACATGCTGAAGTCGAGCAACTCGGACGTGACGGTGGTGGCATTTTTGATCTTCCCGGCCAAGACGAACAACTTCAACGTGGAGTCGCTGCGGGGCCATGCCGTCACCAAGCAGCTGCGCGACACGATCAACAGCATCCAGCAGGACATCGGGAAGCGGATGTACGAGACGTGCCTGCAGGGCCAGCTGCCCGAGGGCGCGGAGATACTGACGAAGGAGGACATTGTGAAGATTAAGCGCTGTCTGTACGCGCTGCAGCGCGATGGCAATCCGCCCGTAACGACGCACAACGTGGTAGACGATTGGAACGATCCGGTGCTAGAGTCGATCCGCCGGTGCCATCTCTTCAACACGAAGTACGATCGCGTGAAGGTGGTGTTTCATCCGGAGTTCCTGAACTCTACCAATCCGCTGTTCGGGCTGGACTACGAGGAGTTTGTGCGCGGCTGCCATCTCGGTGTGTTCCCGTCGTACTACGAACCGTGGGGCTACACGCCGGCCGAGTGTACGGTGATGGGTATACCGAGCATCACGACGAACCTGTCCGGGTTTGGGTGCTTCATGCACGAGCACGTGGCCGATCCGAAGTCGTACGGTATCTACATCGTCGACCGGCGGCACGTTGCGGTGGAGGAGAGCGTCCAGCAGCTGTCCAAGTATATGTTCGAGTTTTCGAAGCTCAACCGCCGCCAGCGCATCATTCAGCGTAATCGAACGGAGCGGTTGAGCGATCTGCTTGACTGGAGAAATCTGGGAATT TACTACCGCCAGGCGAGGGTTAAGGCACTGCAGCGTGTGTATCCGGATTATGTGGACGAGTCTACGGAATACCTGAAGCGAGCGACAGACTTCACATATCCACGCCCGATCAGTGCCCCACCAAGTCCTAGTTCGTCCA GACATACAACGCCGGCACCGTCCCTGCACGGTTCAGACGATGAACAGGATTCCGTCGACTCTGAGGAGGAACTACAGGAGCTAAACTCACACCATTAG
- the LOC5667433 gene encoding zonadhesin: MELRETKSVICCLLLAGLLHAAFVASAATNSTVPAVGNVTITNETYPVPHVRNGTVGNRTRTNRQIVYPYGGGGLLQTGGIMPIGGIMTAGVGSTINCPAGTQLQNGQCVQRVSYCGAGYNLVGNTCVGQATCQAGYTLLNGQCHLQAPCATATCGQVAVPPPVIIHQPPPTVVQPPLPPPPPPVVTCTCESGYTQVGDQCVKYETKQVDMQTEEGSQLEALTCPAGYELNYEECIQHSNQEARCTRGMRRDDVCVVPAECRYPYAIDEYGRCVRNMSAPASCPPDTRLAGGVCLYSTPQCPAGYRQEGGICVQREQVPISCEEGGSLQGGLCVVSSPECPPEYRLSGGQCVLERRTTPRCPPGTRPQNGVCVVQELNCPPGFQTRPGGVCVKKENRPATCPSGARLVGDVCESEQDVCPRDYKLEYMQCVRYSQRPATCPREMRMQAGECVSSSVSCETGFTLRNGECVRELTARRTCPPGSVMRDDQCVVGEPRCETGFALRDGVCVQHLREEPRCPAGAQYRNGKCVLRVDDCPAGATRRDGDCVRGEQVSPSCEAGFAYVRERCLAKVQCEYGYNYNAKEAMCVRMSRTTMTCPAGTVLEGERCVTRDMICMDGYTLQEGQCVMRMTTAPVCPPGTTLRGSRCQSSVAAQCRVGTVPVNGVCETQETAYPSCPAGYQYSAGQCHGTTVTAVASPAVAPSPCAYGICANPCMTGACGIPCATGCAAAAQTQTQTQMTASVQAAACPAGFTMQNGVCSRRSLLAMECPPGYTMDGGQCIVYHTMTCAAGSFLQGDRCVRLQTRPAVCRDGYQQAGDRCIHTRPTCPPGYRNMEGACVTLTERPATCPPGSTKRNGFCVGTLSCPPGYYLHRGTCQREEHTAITCPPGFVYADGECIAHFSCSAGFRLEGNMCVRTEQRTVSCPMAARLVRDMCVVGIPSCEHGYDYVGDRCVKVEYRSPICPPGTRLSNGVCVLVRPPQCETGYTFSAGQCTMLDRRPINCPYEFQIVGNRCVSQRLLCPAGFELKGRECVREVRETVRCPHGSMLRDNLCIGDGPTCEPDYSMVRGECVRTSYGSPECPPGTVITEGRCVRSATCAPGYQLRGGQCVKQRVVKLACARGSMMDGRCVAPGPNCPPEYELRREGCVRRETREPTCPSGASLQQNYCVIDRPQCAEGYRYAHGTCTKLVKVAAQCRNGAVLRDGMCVTKVTSSKATCSAGYMLQGSSCVRTLYAQRTCTTSAPAVPYTPSVSVGSSSSIISSGSILSSAPTIIQQASYPSYVGSVVVPEVQSNYTTDFGSARPSDSSSFDDYFTGEQAGGGFEDFPSYSSGSTLEDTREPSSASSVAGGSFDDIPSYSSGDTYVPPGSDYEMRESGPASSVAVEAEATDASVARVKRCTVVGPRVCVRDEEEQWSCEQTHYRNIASSFCESESTTVQLTVGQHLSYNETFIVMAPPEQEEEGYGYEEEDADDEEAAMDCGDCADQSYSCAKKCYTYEECTGCSTIELSSFCETLSYRAAGSDQALSRVCEYLKIDA; the protein is encoded by the exons ATGGAATTACGTGAAACAAAG AGTGTAATATGCTGCCTGCTGCTAGCCGGGCTGCTTCACGCAGCGTTCGTCGCTAGCGCGGCCACAAACAGTACCGTTCCGGCTGTCGGGAACGTCACGATTACGAATGAAACATACCCGGTGCCGCACGTCCGCAACGGGACGGTTGGAAATCGAACGCGAACAAACCGCCAGATCGTGTACCCGTACGGTGGTGGCGGCCTGCTGCAAACCGGTGGCATAATGCCGATCGGCGGCATCATGACGGCTGGTGTCGGCTCCACCATCAACTGTCCCGCCGGCACCCAGCTACAGAATGGGCAGTGCGTGCAGCGCGTATCGTACTGCGGCGCGGGCTACAATCTCGTCGGCAACACGTGCGTCGGCCAAGCGACCTGCCAGGCCGGCTACACGCTCCTCAATGGCCAGTGTCATCTGCAGGCCCCTTGCGCTACGGCAACCTGCGGACAGGTGGCGGTTCCACCGCCTGTCATTATCCATCAGCCACCGCCGACAGTGGTACAACCTCCgctaccgccaccaccgcccccGGTCGTGACGTGTACGTGCGAGTCCGGCTACACGCAGGTGGGCGACCAGTGCGTCAAGTACGAGACGAAACAGGTCGACATGCAGACGGAGGAAGGCAGCCAGCTGGAGGCACTGACCTGCCCGGCCGGGTACGAGCTGAACTACGAGGAGTGCATCCAGCACAGCAACCAGGAGGCACGCTGTACGCGGGGAATGCGGCGCGACGACGTGTGCGTCGTGCCGGCCGAATGCCGCTACCCGTACGCGATCGACGAGTACGGGCGGTGCGTGCGGAACATGAGTGCACCGGCCAGCTGCCCGCCCGACACCCGGCTCGCCGGCGGCGTCTGCCTGTACAGTACGCCCCAGTGTCCGGCCGGCTACCGGCAGGAGGGCGGCATCTGCGTCCAGCGCGAACAGGTCCCGATCAGCTGCGAGGAGGGCGGCTCGCTCCAGGGCGGGCTGTGCGTCGTGTCCAGCCCGGAATGTCCGCCCGAGTACCGGCTGTCCGGGGGCCAGTGTGTGCTGGAGCGCCGCACGACGCCCCGCTGTCCGCCGGGCACGCGGCCCCAGAACGGCGTGTGCGTGGTGCAGGAGCTGAACTGTCCGCCCGGCTTCCAGACCCGCCCCGGGGGCGTTTGCGTGAAGAAGGAGAACCGACCCGCGACCTGCCCGTCCGGTGCCCGGCTGGTGGGGGACGTGTGCGAGTCCGAGCAGGACGTGTGCCCCCGCGACTACAAGCTCGAGTACATGCAGTGCGTCCGGTACAGCCAGCGGCCCGCCACCTGCCCGCGCGAGATGCGCATGCAGGCGGGCGAGTGCGTCTCCTCGTCGGTCAGCTGCGAGACGGGCTTTACGCTGCGCAATGGTGAGTGCGTGCGGGAGCTGACCGCCCGCCGGACCTGCCCGCCGGGCAGCGTGATGCGCGACGACCAGTGTGTGGTGGGGGAGCCGCGCTGCGAGACCGGATTCGCGCTGCGCGATGGCGTCTGCGTGCAGCACCTCCGGGAGGAGCCACGCTGCCCGGCCGGCGCGCAGTACCGTAACGGGAAGTGTGTGCTGCGCGTGGACGACTGTCCGGCTGGGGCAACGCGCCGCGACGGGGACTGTGTGCGGGGCGAGCAGGTGTCGCCGAGCTGCGAGGCCGGGTTTGCGTACGTGCGCGAGCGCTGCCTGGCGAAGGTGCAGTGCGAGTACGGCTACAACTACAACGCGAAGGAGGCGATGTGCGTGCGCATGTCGCGCACGACAATGACCTGCCCGGCCGGCACCGTGCTGGAGGGCGAGCGGTGCGTTACGCGCGACATGATCTGCATGGACGGGTACACGCTGCAGGAGGGACAGTGCGTGATGCGCATGACGACGGCGCCGGTCTGTCCGCCCGGCACGACGCTCCGGGGGAGCCGGTGCCAGAGCAGCGTCGCGGCCCAGTGCCGCGTCGGCACGGTGCCAGTGAACGGGGTGTGCGAGACGCAGGAGACGGCCTACCCGAGCTGCCCGGCCGGCTACCAGTACTCGGCGGGCCAGTGCCACGGCACGACCGTCACTGCCGTCGCCAGCCCGGCCGTGGCCCCGAGCCCGTGCGCGTACGGCATATGCGCCAATCCGTGCATGACGGGCGCGTGCGGCATCCCGTGCGCTACCGGCTGTGCGGCGGCGGCCCAGACccaaacgcaaacgcaaatGACGGCCTCGGTCCAGGCGGCGGCCTGCCCGGCCGGCTTCACCATGCAGAATGGCGTCTGCTCGCGCCGGTCGCTCCTCGCGATGGAGTGTCCGCCCGGCTACACGATGGACGGCGGGCAGTGCATCGTCTACCACACGATGACGTGCGCTGCGGGCAGCTTCCTGCAAGGGGACCGGTGCGTGCGGCTGCAGACCCGGCCGGCCGTGTGCCGGGACGGCTACCAGCAGGCGGGCGACCGGTGCATCCACACGCGGCCTACCTGCCCGCCCGGCTACcgcaacatggagggcgcgtGCGTGACGCTGACCGAGCGGCCGGCAACCTGCCCGCCCGGCAGCACCAAGCGCAACGGGTTCTGCGTCGGCACGCTCAGCTGCCCGCCCGGGTACTACCTGCACCGTGGGACGTGCCAGCGCGAGGAGCATACGGCCATCACCTGCCCGCCCGGGTTCGTGTACGCGGATGGGGAGTGCATTGCGCACTTCAGCTGCTCGGCGGGCTTCCGCCTCGAGGGCAACATGTGCGTGCGGACGGAGCAGCGCACCGTTTCGTGCCCGATGGCGGCCCGGCTCGTGCGCGACATGTGCGTGGTGGGCATACCGAGCTGCGAGCACGGGTACGACTACGTGGGCGACCGGTGCGTGAAGGTGGAGTACCGCAGCCCGATCTGTCCGCCCGGCACGCGGCTAAGCAATGGGGTGTGCGTGCTGGTGCGGCCACCGCAGTGCGAGACGGGCTACACGTTCTCGGCCGGCCAGTGCACGATGCTGGACCGGCGGCCGATCAACTGCCCGTACGAGTTCCAGATCGTGGGCAACCGGTGCGTCTCCCAGCGGCTGCTCTGCCCGGCCGGGTTCGAGCTGAAGGGGCgcgagtgtgtgcgcgagGTGCGCGAAACGGTCCGCTGCCCGCACGGCAGCATGCTGCGGGACAATCTGTGCATCGGCGATGGGCCGACCTGCGAGCCGGACTACAGCATGGTGCGGGGCGAGTGCGTCCGCACGAGCTACGGATCGCCCGAGTGCCCGCCCGGCACGGTCATTACCGAGGGGCGGTGCGTGCGCAGTGCTACGTGCGCGCCCGGCTACCAGCTCCGCGGCGGACAGTGCGTGAAGCAGCGCGTGGTGAAGCTGGCGTGCGCGAGAGGCTCGATGATGGATGGGCGGTGCGTGGCGCCCGGACCGAACTGTCCGCCCGAGTACGAGCTGCGCCGGGAGGGCTGTGTGCGGCGCGAAACGCGGGAACCGACCTGTCCGTCCGGTGCGAGCCTGCAGCAGAACTACTGCGTCATCGATCGGCCTCAGTGCGCGGAGGGGTACCGGTACGCGCACGGCACCTGCACGAAGCTGGTCAAGGTGGCGGCCCAGTGTCGCAATGGCGCTGTGCTGCGGGACGGTATGTGCGTGACGAAGGTGACCAGCTCGAAGGCGACCTGTTCGGCGGGCTACATGCTGCAGGGTTCGTCGTGCGTGCGAACGCTCTATGCGCAGCGCACCTGCACGACCTCGGCGCCGGCCGTACCGTACACGCCGAGCGTCAgcgtcggcagcagcagcagcatcatcagcagcggtAGCATCCTGTCCAGCGCACCGACCATCATCCAGCAAGCGTCCTACCCGTCGTACGTCGGTTCCGTGGTGgtcccagaagtgcagagcaACTACACTACCGACTTTGGGTCGGCACGGCCCAgtgacagcagcagcttcgATGACTACTTCACCGGGGAGCAGGCTGGAGGCGGCTTCGAGGACTTCCCGAGCTACTCGAGCGGCAGTACACTGGAAGACACGAGGGAGCCCAGCTCGGCGTCGAGCGTCGCTGGAGGAAGCTTCGATGACATCCCGAGCTACTCGAGTGGGGACACGTACGTGCCGCCGGGCTCGGACTACGAGATGAGGGAGTCCGGGCCGGCGTCGAGCGTCGCGGTCGAGGCCGAAGCGACCGATGCGAGCGTGGCGCGTGTGAAGCGCTGCACCGTGGTTGGGCCGCGGGTTTGCGTGCGGGACGAGGAGGAACAGTGGTCGTGCGAGCAGACGCACTATCGCAACATTGCGTCCAGCTTCTGTGAAAGCGAAAGCACGACCGTGCAGCTGACCGTGGGACAGCATTTGTCGTACAACGAGACGTTCATCGTGATGGCACCGCCGGAACAGGAGGAGGAAGGATACGGCTACGAGGAGGAAGACGCGGATGATGAAGAAG CTGCCATGGATTGTGGTGATTGTGCCGATCAGAGCTACAGCTGTGCGAAGAAGTGCTACACGTATGAGGAGTGCACCGGTTGCAGCACGATCGAACTGAGTAGCTTCTGCGAAACCCTATCGTACAGAGCGGCTGGCAGCGATCAGGCACTGTCGCGGGTGTGTGAATACTTAAAAATAGATGCatga